The following are encoded in a window of Gasterosteus aculeatus chromosome 5, fGasAcu3.hap1.1, whole genome shotgun sequence genomic DNA:
- the acsf2 gene encoding medium-chain acyl-CoA ligase ACSF2, mitochondrial: protein MVQKILNSRSVLSKSLTVLQRLRTHQPGGSAASRGIHVDSSPITSTLTTSYAHGTSSSSLLNATVGESLLRTVERWPDREAVIFVKDRVRKTFAQLQQDVDQAAAGLLALGLQKGDRIGMWGPNTYEWILFQFATARAGIILVSVNPAYKVQEAEFALRKSGCKAVVCPSQFNTQDYSGMLTQLCPGIEASAPGDVRSGRLPDLRCVILLDRRQPGMLCFEDVMQAGSSQHMEQLQDLQKKISTDDPINIQFTSGTTGTPKGATLSHHNIVNNAYFVGKRVGYSWNPFNRICLPVPLYHCFGSVGGGMCMAVHGVTAVFPSAGYNGKANLAALESERCTFLYGTPTMFVDMVNQPDLAKYDLSSVHGGIMGGSPAPPELVKKVISVMGIKRLIVAYGTTENSPVTFCPSPKDSVERKSETVGYIMDHVEAKIVDPASGQVVPLGATGELMTRGYCVMLGYWDDEAKTRESITRSGWYKTGDLATMDAYSYCRIEGRIKDMIIRGGENIYPAEIEQFLHTHPKVKEAQVVGVQDARMGEEICACIRLSDGEECTAEEIKAYCKEHISHFKIPRYVLFVTSYPLTATAKIQKDKLREEAEQQLGLKNDK from the exons ATGGTCCAGAAGATCCTCAACTCCCGATCTGTCCTCTCCAAATCTCTGACGGTTCTGCAGAGACTACGGACACATCAGCCAGGAGGGTCTGCAGCGAGCCG cggCATTCACGTGGACTCTTCCCCCATCACCTCAACGCTCACTACCAGCTACGCCCACGGCACGTCCTCCTCATCTCTGCTAAACGCCACAGTCGGAGAGTCCCTGCTGCGGACCGTGGAGCGGTGGCCTGACCGAGAGGCCGTGATTTTTGTGAAAGACCGAGTCCGCAAGACCTTCGCACAGCTTCAGCAGGAT GTGGATCAGGCTGCAGCTGGTTTGCTGGCTCTGGGACTGCAGAAAGGAGACCGTATTGGCATGTGGGGACCCAACACGTATGAGTGGATCCTGTTCCAGTTCGCCACAGCCAGAGCTGGGATCATACTG GTGTCTGTGAACCCAGCCTACAAGGTGCAGGAGGCGGAGTTTGCTCTGCGAAAG TCCGGCTGCAAAGCCGTCGTGTGCCCGTCGCAGTTCAACACTCAGGACTACAGCGGCATGCTGACGCAGCTGTGTCCGGGGATCGAGGCGTCCGCCCCGGGGGACGTGAGGAGCGGCAG ACTCCCAGACCTCCGTTGCGTGATCCTTTTGGATCGCAGACAACCAGGAATGTTGTGCTTTGAGGACGTGATGCAGGCCGGCAGCAGCCAGCACATGGAGCAACTCCAGGACCTGCAGAAGAAGATCTCCACCGACGACCCCATAAACATCCAGTTTACTTCG GGAACCACCGGGACTCCAAAGGGTGCCACCTTGTCTCATCACAACATCGTCAACAATGCCTACTTTGTGGGGAAGAGAGTGGGATACAGCTGGAAC CCATTCAACCGTATCTGCCTTCCTGTGCCTCTGTACCACTGCTTCGGCTCCGTGGGCGGCGGGATGTGCATGGCCGTGCACGGCGTGACCGCCGTCTTTCCCTCGGCCGGGTACAACGGAAAGGCCAACCTGGCGGCTCTGGAGAGCGAGAG GTGCACCTTCCTGTACGGCACGCCCACCATGTTTGTGGATATGGTCAACCAGCCGGACTTGGCTAAATACGACTTGTCGTCGGTCCATGGAG GCATCATGGGAGGCTCCCCGGCTCCTCCAGAGCTCGTGAAGAAGGTCATTTCTGTGATGGGCATCAAGAGACTGATA GTTGCATACGGAACCACGGAGAACAGCCCGGTGACCTTCTGCCCGTCGCCCAAGGACAGCGTGGAGAGGAAGTCAGAGACCGTGGGCTACATCATGGACCACGTGGAG GCTAAAATTGTGGACCCCGCATCGGGCCAGGTGGTCCCTCTGGGGGCGACGGGGGAGCTCATGACCAGAGGCTACTGCGTGATGTTGGGTTACTGGGACGACGAAGCCAAAACACGAGAGAGCATCACCCGGAGCGGATGGTACAAAACCGG AGACCTGGCCACGATGGACGCGTACAGCTACTGCCGGATCGAGGGCCGAATAAAAGACATGATCATCCGAGGAGGAGAGAACATCTACCCGGCGGAGATCGAACAGTTCCTGCACACGCACCCCAAAGTCAAAGAGGCACAG gTGGTCGGAGTGCAGGACGCCCGCATGGGGGAGGAGATCTGCGCCTGCATCAGACTATCGGACGGAGAGGAGTGCACTGCAGAGGAGATCAAAGCTTACTGCAAAGAACAC ATCTCTCACTTCAAGATCCCCCGCTACGTCCTGTTTGTGACCAGCTACCCGCTCACCGCCACCGCCAAG ATCCAGAAAGACAAACTACGCGAGGAAGCTGAGCAGCAGCTCGGACTCAAGAATGATAAATGA
- the chad gene encoding chondroadherin — translation MRRASWLLLGTFLLALGPAVHGAPAQCPDMCHCHGDLQHVICDGVGLKSIPRVSEVTRLLNLQRNNLGAIPTGAFGESKGLVSLHMQHCQLREIGSQAFKGLKKLVYLYLSNNKISSIRPGAFEDLTELTYLHLDGNQIGELASGLFSPMINLFILQLNDNRLRELRPATFAGAKDLRWLHMSGNELTTLQPGSLDDVENLAILHMDGNRLSSYPLAAMSKLRVVEELTLGKNPMRTIPDIAFQSFGRYMEKLQLDNMGLEKFSDGAFTGVTAIKSLNLENNKLKSLPKSLDFGTVTNLKISNNPWSCTCQLAPLRRWMDSSRNRTDAACASPPQQKGKQVRDSAVFAGCRVKPKKKKGARH, via the exons ATGCGTCGTGCGAGCTGGTTGCTGCTGGGGACCTTCCTCCTGGCCCTGGGTCCTGCTGTGCACGGCGCTCCGGCGCAGTGCCCCGACATGTGCCACTGCCACGGCGACCTTCAGCACGTCATCTGCGACGGCGTCGGGCTGAAGAGCATCCCGCGGGTGTCAGAGGTCACGCGCCTGCTGAACCTGCAGAGGAACAACTTGGGCGCCATTCCCACAGGGGCCTTTGGCGAAAGCAAGGGCCTCGTCTCTCTGCACATGCAGCACTGTCAGCTGCGGGAGATCGGATCTCAAGCCTTCAAGGGGCTGAAGAAGCTCGTCTACCTCTACCTGTCCAACAACAAGATCAGCAGCATCAGGCCCGGGGCCTTCGAGGACCTGACGGAGCTCACTTATCTCCACCTGGACGGGAACCAGATCGGCGAGCTGGCCAGCGGCCTCTTCTCCCCCATGATCAACCTCTTCATCCTGCAGCTAAACGACAACAGGCTCAGGGAGCTGCGGCCGGCGACGTTCGCCGGCGCCAAGGACCTGCGCTGGCTGCACATGAGCGGGAACGAGCTGACCACCCTGCAGCCGGGCTCCCTGGACGACGTGGAGAACCTGGCCATACTCCACATGGACGGGAACCGGCTGTCCAGCTACCCGCTCGCGGCCATGAGCAAGCTGCGGGTGGTGGAGGAGCTCACGCTGGGGAAGAACCCCATGAGGACCATCCCTGACATCGCCTTCCAGAGCTTTGGCCGCTACATGGAGAAACTACAGCTGGACAACATGGGCCTGGAGAAG ttctccgatggtgcgttcACAGGCGTGACGGCCATCAAGTCCCTGAACTTGGAAAACAACAAGCTGAAGTCGCTCCCCAAAAGCCTCGACTTTGGCACCGTCACCAACCTCAAGATCTCCAACAACCCGTGGAGCTGCACGTGCCAGCTGGCTCCGCTGCGCAG GTGGATGGACTCTAGTCGCAACCGTACGGATGCGGCGTGCGCATCTCCGCCTCAGCAGAAAGGAAAGCAAGTGAGAGACAGCGCCGTCTTCGCTGGCTGCAGAGTCAAgccgaagaagaaaaagggcgCGCGTCACTGA
- the armc7 gene encoding armadillo repeat-containing protein 7 encodes MSRRSSSDPSDRFEYLQTLVTEFQDTDSDEAKEQVLANLANFAYDPSNMEHLRELQVADLFLDVLTEENDNFVEFGMGGLCNLSMDPESRRVILESGGINLVTNCLSSRREETVLSAITTLMNLVTPSSRSEITDPAILQCMLRFSLSQSPRLRGLAAVFLQDCCTEEQVARAQRQMQGGQTALGIPLPEN; translated from the exons ATGTCGAGGCGAAGCTCATCTGATCCCTCGGACCGGTTTGAATATCTTCAGACTCTGGTCACCGAGTTTCAGGACACAGACAGTGACG AGGCGAAGGAGCAGGTGTTGGCCAACCTGGCCAACTTTGCGTACGACCCGAGTAACATGGAGCATCTGAGGGAGCTGCAAGTGGCCGACCTTTTCCTGGACGTGCTCACCGAGGAGAACGACAACTTTGTGGAGTTTGGGATGG ggggACTGTGTAACCTGAGCATGGATCCAGAGTCCCGACGAGTCATCCTGGAGAGCGGAGGGATCAACTTGGTCACAAACTGTCTGTCGAGCCGGCGCGAGGAGACCGTCCTGTCGGCCATCACCACACTCATGAACCTTGTGACGCCGTCGTCCCGCTCGGAGATCACCGATCCAGCCATCCTGCAGTGCATGCTGCGCTTCTCCCTCTCGCAGAGCCCTCGCCTGCGCGGCCTGGCCGCTGTGTTTCTGCAGGACTGCTGCACCGAGGAACAGGTGGCCCGAGCGCAGCGGCAAATGCAGGGAGGGCAGACCGCGCTCGGGATCCCACTGCCTGAGAACTGA
- the ndel1a gene encoding nuclear distribution protein nudE-like 1-A isoform X1 — translation MPAEEAPEISRQETFGLVSLQRAKWTDKHHCLGRCSDLFAMETDMTHKFSSKDEEIDFWKALSLKYKESCQEAREELLEFQEGSRELEAELEAQLGQAERRMKDLQSENGRLKNEVEALKERFEHQYTQSYKQISMLEDDLGQTRSIKEQLHKYVRELEQSNDDLERTKRATIVSLETFEQRLNQAIERNAFLESELDEKESLLESVQRLKDEARDLRQELAVRERQSDGIRMSAPSSPTQEKEKTDAAAQAASLSLPATPLSQGVDNAFANTTVLSNGFGSNSPLTPSARISALNIVSDLLRKVGALESKLAACRNYAKDQKASKAYSLDNSNALNANNANYSQALHASYFDKARTVNGLKARTLTAITAPPAASSPGLVPLAV, via the exons ATGCCCGCTGAGGAGGCACCAGAGATCAGCAGGCAGGAGACGTTCGGCCTCGTCAGCTTACAACGGGCGAAATGGACTGATAAGCATCACTGTTTGGGGCGATGTTCAG ATTTGTTTGCCATGGAAACGGATATGACACACAAATTCTCCTCAAAAGACGAGGAAATTGACTTCTGGAAGGCTCTTTCTCTCAAGTACAAGGAAAG CTGCCAGGAGGCccgggaggagctgctggagttcCAGGAGGGGAGCAGGGAGCTGGAGGCCGAGCTGGAGGCTCAGCTGGGCCAAGCCGAGCGCCGCATGAAGGACCTGCAGTCGGAGAACGGGCGACTCAAGAACGAAGTCGAGGCGCTGAAG gagAGGTTTGAGCATCAGTACACTCAGAGCTACAAGCAGATCTCCATGCTGGAGGACGACCTCGGGCAGACGCGCAGCATCAAGGAGCAGCTGCACAAATACGTGCGCGAGCTGGAGCAGTCCAACGACGACCTGGAGAGAACCAAAAG aGCCACCATCGTGTCTCTGGAGACCTTCGAGCAGCGCCTGAACCAGGCCATTGAGCGGAACGCCTTCCTGGAGAGCGAGCTGGACGAGAAGGAGTCTCTCCTGGAGTCCGTGCAGAGATTAAAGGACGAAGCCAGAG ACTTGCGGCAGGAGCTGGCGGTACGGGAGCGGCAGTCGGACGGCATCAGGATGTCGGCTCCGAGTTCTCCCacgcaggagaaggagaagacggACGCGGCCGCTCAggccgcctccctctctctgccggCCACCCCGCTGAGCCAAGGTGTGGACAACGCCTTCGCCAACACGACGG TTCTGTCAAACGGTTTCGGCAGCAACTCTCCGCTGACTCCTTCGGCCAGAATATCGGCCCTCAACATCGTCAGCGATCTCCTGAGGAAAGTCGGG GCTCTGGAGTCCAAGCTCGCCGCTTGCAGGAACTACGCCAAGGACCAGAAGGCCAGTAAGGCGTACAGCCTCGACAACAGCAACGCGCTCAACGCCAACAACGCCAACTACTCGCAGGCGCTGCACGCGTCCTACTTCGACAAAGC CAGGACTGTGAACGGACTAAAGGCCAGGACCCTGACGGCCATCAccgccccccccgctgcctcctCCCCCGGCCTCGTGCCGCTCGCGGTGTGA
- the ndel1a gene encoding nuclear distribution protein nudE-like 1-A isoform X2, producing the protein MPAEEAPEISRQETFGLVSLQRAKWTDKHHCLGRCSDLFAMETDMTHKFSSKDEEIDFWKALSLKYKESCQEAREELLEFQEGSRELEAELEAQLGQAERRMKDLQSENGRLKNEVEALKERFEHQYTQSYKQISMLEDDLGQTRSIKEQLHKYVRELEQSNDDLERTKRATIVSLETFEQRLNQAIERNAFLESELDEKESLLESVQRLKDEARDLRQELAVRERQSDGIRMSAPSSPTQEKEKTDAAAQAASLSLPATPLSQGVDNAFANTTVLSNGFGSNSPLTPSARISALNIVSDLLRKVGALESKLAACRNYAKDQKASKAYSLDNSNALNANNANYSQALHASYFDKATVNGLKARTLTAITAPPAASSPGLVPLAV; encoded by the exons ATGCCCGCTGAGGAGGCACCAGAGATCAGCAGGCAGGAGACGTTCGGCCTCGTCAGCTTACAACGGGCGAAATGGACTGATAAGCATCACTGTTTGGGGCGATGTTCAG ATTTGTTTGCCATGGAAACGGATATGACACACAAATTCTCCTCAAAAGACGAGGAAATTGACTTCTGGAAGGCTCTTTCTCTCAAGTACAAGGAAAG CTGCCAGGAGGCccgggaggagctgctggagttcCAGGAGGGGAGCAGGGAGCTGGAGGCCGAGCTGGAGGCTCAGCTGGGCCAAGCCGAGCGCCGCATGAAGGACCTGCAGTCGGAGAACGGGCGACTCAAGAACGAAGTCGAGGCGCTGAAG gagAGGTTTGAGCATCAGTACACTCAGAGCTACAAGCAGATCTCCATGCTGGAGGACGACCTCGGGCAGACGCGCAGCATCAAGGAGCAGCTGCACAAATACGTGCGCGAGCTGGAGCAGTCCAACGACGACCTGGAGAGAACCAAAAG aGCCACCATCGTGTCTCTGGAGACCTTCGAGCAGCGCCTGAACCAGGCCATTGAGCGGAACGCCTTCCTGGAGAGCGAGCTGGACGAGAAGGAGTCTCTCCTGGAGTCCGTGCAGAGATTAAAGGACGAAGCCAGAG ACTTGCGGCAGGAGCTGGCGGTACGGGAGCGGCAGTCGGACGGCATCAGGATGTCGGCTCCGAGTTCTCCCacgcaggagaaggagaagacggACGCGGCCGCTCAggccgcctccctctctctgccggCCACCCCGCTGAGCCAAGGTGTGGACAACGCCTTCGCCAACACGACGG TTCTGTCAAACGGTTTCGGCAGCAACTCTCCGCTGACTCCTTCGGCCAGAATATCGGCCCTCAACATCGTCAGCGATCTCCTGAGGAAAGTCGGG GCTCTGGAGTCCAAGCTCGCCGCTTGCAGGAACTACGCCAAGGACCAGAAGGCCAGTAAGGCGTACAGCCTCGACAACAGCAACGCGCTCAACGCCAACAACGCCAACTACTCGCAGGCGCTGCACGCGTCCTACTTCGACAAAGC GACTGTGAACGGACTAAAGGCCAGGACCCTGACGGCCATCAccgccccccccgctgcctcctCCCCCGGCCTCGTGCCGCTCGCGGTGTGA
- the tex47 gene encoding testis-expressed protein 47 isoform X1 has translation MTPHKISRISSANRDPEEEESAPVSMFDVRNGDMSERIVVQRMIVIARLRPDLADRTELGAHHKKLNFQLSKRYTLDNTTGLLLIYPSCLLHVIESSRDVLVSVLRDLTDMQQQPDGALVEASKVVFMAHNLQSRMFHQWSYKVLDADQGNRLEEEESTEALVCSLLSALQKLSEHLPASPKPEAVPGSAVGGTPEPSVPQAVLMKLLTRDELLTPQQHLQMFNSPLNISMDAECVWPSTKHLGRD, from the exons ATGACTCCACACAAAATCAGTCGCATTTCTTCGGCAAACAGAGACCCCGAGGAGGAAGAAAGTGCCCCCGTGAGCATGTTTGATGTGCGCAACGGGGACATGAGCGAG AGGATTGTGGTACAGCGGATGATAGTGATCGCTCGCCTCCGCCCCGATCTTGCTGACAGGACAGAATTGGGAG CTCATCACAAAAAACTCAACTTTCAGCTCAGCAAAAGGTACACGTTGGATAACACGACGGGCCTGCTGTTGATTTATCCATCCTGTCTGCTACATGTCATCGAA TCATCTAGGGACGTCCTGGTCTCGGTTTTGAGAGACCTGACAGACATGCAACAACAGCCAGATGG TGCCCTTGTGGAAGCTTCCAAGGTCGTGTTCATGGCACATAACCTTCAAAGCAGAATGTTCCACCAGTGGAGCTACAag GTGCTCGATGCCGATCAGGGGAACAgactggaagaggaagagagcacGGAGGCTTTGGTCTGCAGCCTCCTGTCGGCGCTGCAGAAACTGAGCGAACACCTTCCAGCATCTCCGAAG CCCGAGGCTGTTCCTGGGTCGGCGGTCGGAGGGACTCCGGAGCCGAGCGTCCCTCAGGCGGTTCTCATGAAGCTGCTGACACGAGACGAGCTGCTGACTCCACAGCAACACCTGCAGATGTTCAACTCGCCCTTAAACATCAGCATGGATGCCG AATGTGTTTGGCCTTCAACAAAGCACCTCGGACGAGACTGA
- the tex47 gene encoding testis-expressed protein 47 isoform X2, which produces MTPHKISRISSANRDPEEEESAPVSMFDVRNGDMSERIVVQRMIVIARLRPDLADRTELGAHHKKLNFQLSKRYTLDNTTGLLLIYPSCLLHVIESSRDVLVSVLRDLTDMQQQPDGALVEASKVVFMAHNLQSRMFHQWSYKVLDADQGNRLEEEESTEALVCSLLSALQKLSEHLPASPKPEAVPGSAVGGTPEPSVPQAVLMKLLTRDELLTPQQHLQMFNSPLNISMDAGQVVRSSCLNTV; this is translated from the exons ATGACTCCACACAAAATCAGTCGCATTTCTTCGGCAAACAGAGACCCCGAGGAGGAAGAAAGTGCCCCCGTGAGCATGTTTGATGTGCGCAACGGGGACATGAGCGAG AGGATTGTGGTACAGCGGATGATAGTGATCGCTCGCCTCCGCCCCGATCTTGCTGACAGGACAGAATTGGGAG CTCATCACAAAAAACTCAACTTTCAGCTCAGCAAAAGGTACACGTTGGATAACACGACGGGCCTGCTGTTGATTTATCCATCCTGTCTGCTACATGTCATCGAA TCATCTAGGGACGTCCTGGTCTCGGTTTTGAGAGACCTGACAGACATGCAACAACAGCCAGATGG TGCCCTTGTGGAAGCTTCCAAGGTCGTGTTCATGGCACATAACCTTCAAAGCAGAATGTTCCACCAGTGGAGCTACAag GTGCTCGATGCCGATCAGGGGAACAgactggaagaggaagagagcacGGAGGCTTTGGTCTGCAGCCTCCTGTCGGCGCTGCAGAAACTGAGCGAACACCTTCCAGCATCTCCGAAG CCCGAGGCTGTTCCTGGGTCGGCGGTCGGAGGGACTCCGGAGCCGAGCGTCCCTCAGGCGGTTCTCATGAAGCTGCTGACACGAGACGAGCTGCTGACTCCACAGCAACACCTGCAGATGTTCAACTCGCCCTTAAACATCAGCATGGATGCCG GACAAGTCGTACGAAGCAGTTGCCTCAATACAGTTTAA